Proteins co-encoded in one Novosphingobium sp. PP1Y genomic window:
- a CDS encoding outer membrane protein, with product MKKFAIAGAAAALFVVPAAANAQAWVQAETGLDVVSIGGESDEGVSYGASAGYDVALSGGMFVGIQGTVADSSTKECVRDFDVVGDKLCVKTGRDLAAVVRLGTTVGESTKLYVLGGYANGRVRLTYNDGVDSDSIGENGDGFRLGAGAQYTLSNNMFVKGEYRYTNYESDFSRHNVLVGLGFQF from the coding sequence ATGAAGAAGTTTGCCATTGCCGGCGCCGCTGCCGCACTGTTCGTCGTTCCCGCCGCCGCCAACGCTCAGGCGTGGGTGCAGGCTGAGACCGGCCTCGACGTCGTTTCCATCGGCGGCGAGTCCGACGAAGGCGTGAGCTATGGCGCTTCGGCTGGCTACGACGTCGCTCTGTCGGGTGGCATGTTCGTTGGTATTCAGGGCACCGTTGCCGACAGCAGCACCAAGGAATGCGTCCGCGACTTTGACGTCGTTGGCGACAAGCTCTGCGTGAAGACCGGCCGCGATCTCGCCGCCGTGGTCCGTCTCGGCACCACCGTTGGCGAAAGCACCAAGCTTTACGTTCTGGGTGGCTACGCCAACGGACGCGTTCGCCTGACCTATAACGATGGCGTCGACAGCGACTCGATCGGCGAAAACGGCGACGGCTTCCGTCTCGGTGCCGGCGCGCAGTACACGCTGAGCAACAACATGTTCGTGAAGGGTGAATATCGCTACACGAACTACGAAAGCGACTTCAGCCGTCACAATGTGCTGGTCGGCCTCGGCTTCCAGTTCTGA
- a CDS encoding ABC-type transport auxiliary lipoprotein family protein has product MSGWRKSGAWRGAVIAAACLTLPGCISLGAKVPEQLIKLTPDVSAPAGATASGQLSDAIVVLDPEADRSLDVMRVPVQINESSVAYLKDASWIEKPTRQFRNLLAETLRAETGKLVVEGGDFEVTGKTLIGGRLLNMGYDAPSSSVVVRFDAMLREPGGEIVTRRFESVVNNVEPKADWVGPALNQAANDVARQVAHWVKEG; this is encoded by the coding sequence ATGAGCGGTTGGCGCAAGTCCGGCGCATGGCGCGGGGCGGTGATCGCGGCAGCCTGTCTGACGCTGCCGGGATGCATCAGCCTCGGTGCGAAAGTGCCCGAACAGCTGATCAAGCTCACGCCCGATGTCAGCGCTCCGGCCGGGGCGACGGCCAGCGGCCAGCTCAGCGATGCCATCGTCGTGCTCGATCCCGAGGCCGACCGCAGCCTCGATGTCATGCGCGTGCCGGTCCAGATCAACGAATCCAGCGTTGCCTATCTCAAGGACGCTTCGTGGATCGAAAAGCCCACCCGCCAGTTCCGCAACCTGCTTGCCGAAACGCTGCGAGCCGAAACCGGCAAGCTGGTGGTCGAAGGCGGCGATTTCGAAGTGACCGGCAAGACGCTGATCGGCGGCCGCCTGCTCAACATGGGCTATGATGCCCCGAGCAGTTCCGTCGTGGTCCGCTTCGACGCCATGCTCCGTGAACCCGGTGGTGAAATCGTCACGCGCCGCTTCGAATCCGTGGTCAACAACGTCGAGCCGAAGGCCGACTGGGTCGGTCCCGCGTTGAACCAGGCCGCGAACGACGTGGCCCGGCAGGTCGCGCATTGGGTCAAGGAAGGCTGA
- a CDS encoding MlaD family protein: protein METRANNVWVGAVTLVLLALLAAFIIWIARLNEGERTEYDIFFKQSVDGLAKGSEVNYAGVPVGQISQIELWPKDPSFIRVRIKVDEKVPVTVGTSATIQGSFTGVSDIQLEGAVKGAPMLTEPGPEGVPVIPTKRGGLGEILSNAPLLLERLATLTESLNQLLSEENRRSITGILSNTDKMTRDLSRATPQIEATVRELQGTLDQATKTLAAFEGVATKADSLLGSEGNSLAAQLRATLSSAQKSMDQLDKTMETAQPALRQVSQQTLPAAEAAIRDLRATSKALRNVTEKIDEQGAGALLKGQKLPDYKP from the coding sequence ATGGAAACGCGCGCCAACAATGTCTGGGTCGGAGCCGTCACGCTGGTGCTGCTGGCGCTGCTGGCGGCCTTCATCATCTGGATCGCCCGCCTCAATGAAGGCGAGCGCACCGAATACGACATCTTCTTCAAGCAGTCGGTGGACGGGCTCGCCAAGGGGTCCGAGGTCAACTACGCGGGTGTTCCCGTGGGGCAGATCTCGCAGATCGAGCTGTGGCCCAAGGACCCCAGCTTCATTCGCGTGCGCATAAAGGTGGACGAGAAGGTCCCGGTGACGGTGGGTACGTCCGCGACGATCCAGGGCAGCTTCACCGGCGTTTCGGACATCCAGCTCGAAGGCGCGGTCAAGGGCGCCCCGATGCTGACCGAACCGGGCCCCGAAGGCGTGCCGGTCATCCCGACCAAGCGCGGAGGCCTTGGCGAGATTCTCTCCAACGCGCCGCTGTTGCTGGAACGTCTCGCCACCCTGACCGAAAGCCTCAACCAGCTTCTCTCCGAGGAGAACCGGCGTTCGATCACCGGCATCCTGAGCAATACCGACAAGATGACCCGCGACCTGTCGCGCGCCACGCCGCAGATCGAGGCGACTGTGCGCGAACTGCAGGGCACCCTGGATCAGGCGACCAAGACGCTCGCCGCATTCGAGGGCGTGGCGACCAAGGCGGACTCTTTGCTCGGCAGCGAGGGCAATTCGCTGGCGGCGCAGCTGCGCGCCACGCTCAGTTCCGCGCAGAAGTCGATGGATCAGCTCGACAAGACGATGGAGACTGCCCAGCCCGCGCTGCGTCAGGTTTCGCAGCAGACGCTGCCCGCCGCGGAAGCCGCGATCCGTGACCTTCGCGCGACCAGCAAGGCGCTGCGCAACGTGACCGAGAAGATCGACGAGCAGGGCGCAGGTGCGCTGCTCAAGGGCCAGAAACTGCCGGACTACAAGCCATGA